In Candidatus Bathyarchaeota archaeon A05DMB-5, a single genomic region encodes these proteins:
- a CDS encoding isoleucine--tRNA ligase — translation MTAKFKVDSNKWLSMDYRPLELEKETREFWTQNRIKKKLMDFREKNNKGVTGWVEGPPTLNGIPHVGHARGRVMKDLRYRWKTMQGYFMPFWAGWDTQGLPVELEVEKLLGVKNKRELLERVGEERFIEECKKAIMKYHREWVKADELLGVFIDQEKAYWTYLDDYIEREWQYLKRAWEQGLLEEGYYVVAYCPGCQTSLSSAEVGYEDSYREVEDPSLYFKFKVANSQNEYFLVWTTMPFTLITDMLLAVHPEAEYVKVKVGDETWILVKQRVEPVMQELGINKYTLKETMLGKELEGTKYDYPFKDLIPKQAELDKHPLVHRVVCEDFVDINTATGVVHQSPGNGEEDFFAAQKRGVPIFAPFDDEAKFTEEAGVFSGIFARDTDKMVVEELRKRGLLVEVKTIKHEYPTCWRSHHKLVWLARKEYFLRTDKINDKIVEAAERVEYFFESPKNRFLSFLKEGKPWCISRERVWGTPLPVWKCEKCGAKTLIASKKELLEKALEKSNGHFELHKPWVDRIKIKCEKCGGTMHREDFVLDTWHNSGASPYARFTDQEFAKYVPTDFLTEGIDQTRGWANSLLLEHVILTGKAEAPYKAFMFQGLTQDAKGRKMSKSLGNVVEANKLLEKYSADLCRFYMLRKCAPVDFMNFDFQELTKRPYQVLSTLYHLNRFFLQNAEYDNFNPQEHTLEWAKKEKQLKNPDLWLLSKLQQLIEAYTAKLETCEFNFTLAALEDYVIETLSRLYVPMVRKELWTDDPETLNRRLAIYATLWHVLKTVTLLFNPVTPYLSEALYQNVYRKLSPTLPESVNFESWPEPSEKLRNKTLEEEFEVLFKCVSLVYSARQSAKLKRRWPLNRMIVVAPEKVCKALKNVEELFLELANVKTAEYAHEAPKDMAQKEWASAAEEGVQVFLDVHRDEKLLGEGLMRDLARRIQSLRKELGYVPTDILDAANIAELDDESKKLLKPHLKEMEELVRVKNVRLYNKREELETEWHEYSLDDKKVYIAIS, via the coding sequence GTGACCGCCAAATTCAAAGTTGATTCTAACAAATGGCTCAGCATGGATTATCGCCCGCTTGAACTTGAAAAAGAAACACGTGAATTCTGGACCCAAAACCGCATAAAAAAGAAGTTAATGGATTTTCGTGAGAAAAACAATAAGGGCGTAACGGGCTGGGTTGAAGGGCCTCCAACGTTGAATGGCATACCACACGTTGGGCACGCAAGAGGACGCGTAATGAAAGATTTACGCTATCGCTGGAAGACAATGCAAGGCTACTTCATGCCTTTCTGGGCTGGCTGGGACACACAAGGCTTGCCGGTGGAGCTTGAGGTTGAGAAACTTTTAGGCGTCAAGAACAAGCGGGAACTTCTCGAACGCGTAGGCGAAGAACGCTTCATAGAAGAATGTAAAAAAGCTATTATGAAATATCACCGTGAATGGGTTAAAGCTGATGAATTGCTCGGAGTGTTCATAGACCAAGAAAAGGCTTACTGGACCTATCTGGATGATTACATAGAACGCGAATGGCAATATCTTAAGCGAGCATGGGAACAAGGCCTGCTGGAAGAAGGCTACTACGTCGTAGCCTACTGCCCAGGCTGTCAAACTAGCTTAAGTAGCGCGGAAGTTGGCTACGAAGATTCTTACAGAGAAGTTGAAGACCCATCATTATATTTCAAATTCAAAGTCGCAAACAGCCAAAACGAGTACTTCCTAGTGTGGACGACAATGCCCTTCACGCTTATAACGGACATGCTGTTGGCTGTGCATCCCGAGGCAGAGTATGTGAAAGTCAAAGTCGGCGACGAAACATGGATACTCGTCAAACAACGCGTCGAACCAGTCATGCAAGAATTAGGCATAAACAAATACACGCTAAAAGAAACAATGCTTGGCAAAGAGCTTGAAGGAACAAAATACGATTACCCATTCAAAGACTTAATACCCAAACAAGCCGAACTGGACAAGCATCCACTAGTGCATAGGGTTGTCTGCGAAGATTTTGTGGACATAAACACAGCCACGGGCGTAGTGCACCAGTCGCCGGGAAACGGTGAAGAAGACTTTTTCGCAGCACAAAAACGTGGCGTTCCAATATTCGCGCCTTTCGATGACGAAGCCAAATTCACAGAAGAAGCAGGAGTCTTCAGCGGCATATTTGCACGTGACACGGACAAAATGGTTGTTGAAGAACTACGCAAAAGAGGCTTACTCGTTGAAGTGAAAACTATAAAACATGAGTATCCAACATGCTGGCGTTCACATCACAAGCTCGTGTGGCTCGCCAGAAAAGAATACTTCCTCCGAACAGACAAAATAAACGACAAAATCGTCGAGGCTGCCGAAAGAGTTGAATACTTCTTTGAAAGCCCCAAAAACCGCTTCCTCTCCTTCTTAAAAGAAGGTAAACCATGGTGCATATCCAGAGAACGCGTCTGGGGCACTCCACTGCCAGTTTGGAAATGCGAAAAATGCGGAGCGAAAACGCTCATAGCAAGCAAGAAGGAATTGCTCGAAAAAGCTTTAGAAAAGTCAAATGGACATTTTGAGCTGCATAAGCCATGGGTTGACCGTATAAAAATAAAATGTGAAAAATGCGGAGGCACAATGCACAGAGAAGACTTTGTTCTAGACACGTGGCACAACAGCGGAGCTTCACCATACGCAAGATTCACCGACCAAGAATTCGCAAAGTACGTGCCAACTGATTTCCTAACAGAAGGAATAGACCAAACCCGAGGATGGGCAAACTCGCTTCTGCTAGAGCATGTCATATTAACCGGAAAGGCGGAAGCCCCATACAAGGCGTTTATGTTTCAAGGCTTAACGCAAGACGCTAAAGGAAGAAAAATGAGCAAAAGCCTAGGAAACGTTGTGGAAGCCAACAAGCTCCTAGAAAAGTATTCTGCAGACCTTTGCAGGTTCTACATGCTGCGGAAATGCGCGCCAGTGGACTTCATGAACTTTGATTTTCAAGAATTGACCAAACGCCCATACCAAGTGCTCTCAACACTATATCACTTGAACAGATTCTTTTTGCAAAACGCAGAATACGACAATTTCAACCCGCAAGAGCACACGCTGGAATGGGCAAAAAAAGAAAAACAACTCAAAAATCCAGACCTATGGCTGCTTTCAAAACTTCAGCAGCTTATAGAAGCTTATACTGCCAAACTCGAAACGTGCGAATTCAACTTCACCCTTGCAGCTTTAGAAGACTATGTAATCGAAACATTAAGCAGACTTTACGTGCCAATGGTTCGAAAAGAACTTTGGACAGACGACCCAGAAACACTCAACAGAAGACTAGCCATATACGCAACCCTGTGGCATGTTCTCAAAACCGTTACGTTGCTGTTCAATCCGGTTACGCCATACTTAAGCGAGGCACTATACCAGAACGTTTACAGAAAACTCAGCCCCACATTACCAGAATCGGTGAACTTTGAAAGCTGGCCAGAACCATCCGAGAAACTGCGAAATAAAACTTTAGAAGAAGAATTTGAAGTGCTGTTCAAGTGCGTCTCGCTTGTTTACTCCGCTAGGCAGTCGGCGAAGCTGAAGAGAAGATGGCCGCTTAACCGAATGATTGTCGTAGCTCCAGAAAAGGTTTGTAAAGCGCTCAAAAATGTTGAAGAACTATTCCTAGAACTTGCAAATGTTAAAACAGCAGAATACGCTCACGAGGCACCGAAGGATATGGCTCAAAAAGAGTGGGCTTCAGCTGCTGAAGAAGGCGTACAAGTCTTCTTAGATGTTCACCGCGACGAAAAACTACTCGGCGAAGGTTTAATGCGTGATTTAGCCCGCAGAATCCAATCTCTAAGGAAGGAGTTAGGCTACGTGCCAACTGACATCCTAGACGCTGCTAATATTGCTGAGCTTGACGACGAAAGCAAAAAATTGCTTAAGCCGCATTTGAAAGAAATGGAGGAACTTGTCCGCGTCAAAAATGTGCGCTTATACAATAAACGCGAAGAATTAGAAACGGAATGGCATGAGTACTCGCTTGACGATAAAAAAGTCTACATAGCCATTTCTTAA
- a CDS encoding MscL family protein: protein MEPKPAPAAPPPKKGLWNEFVDFISKYKVLGLAVAFIMGVYVGQVIQSLVKDLLMPLIGLAIPGLGNLSTFKIAVPPTALNAEGTPIDPTWTGQLFGIGNFIVAIITFVIVAFVIFLIVKVTKKWGIE from the coding sequence TTGGAGCCTAAGCCTGCGCCGGCTGCGCCGCCGCCGAAGAAGGGTTTGTGGAATGAGTTTGTGGATTTCATTTCTAAGTATAAGGTGTTGGGTCTTGCTGTGGCTTTTATTATGGGTGTTTATGTTGGGCAGGTTATTCAGTCGCTTGTTAAGGACTTGTTGATGCCGCTTATAGGCTTGGCGATACCTGGTCTTGGAAATCTGTCTACTTTTAAGATTGCGGTTCCGCCGACGGCTTTGAATGCTGAAGGAACTCCGATTGATCCGACTTGGACGGGGCAATTGTTTGGGATTGGAAATTTCATTGTGGCAATAATAACTTTCGTTATTGTGGCTTTCGTTATCTTTTTGATTGTGAAGGTTACTAAGAAGTGGGGTATAGAGTAA
- a CDS encoding GYD domain-containing protein, whose translation MPYYVLLSNLTDEGWKTVREKPERIKEVNRELEAFGVRVVSQYAVLGPYDFVNVVEAPDNETVARVSLELGSRGTIKIVSMAAVPIDGFIASLKKR comes from the coding sequence ATGCCGTATTATGTTTTGTTGTCGAATTTGACGGATGAGGGTTGGAAGACTGTTAGGGAAAAGCCGGAGAGGATTAAGGAGGTTAATAGGGAGCTTGAGGCGTTTGGTGTTCGTGTGGTTAGTCAGTATGCGGTTTTGGGTCCGTATGATTTTGTGAATGTTGTGGAGGCGCCTGATAATGAGACGGTTGCTAGGGTTTCGCTTGAGTTGGGTTCGCGTGGGACTATTAAGATTGTGAGTATGGCTGCTGTTCCGATTGATGGGTTTATTGCTTCTTTGAAAAAGCGTTAA
- a CDS encoding DUF4037 domain-containing protein, translating to MVGLKGENRIEVFKKAAEQLVSKISSFDGVVGVVFLGGLVRGFVDRFSDLDVTVFLGDAEEGLVRRVRGVVSEVEQRFGVETDVMVHVLRDFRRWRWDEADRWEFSRAEIVYDPKGEVKRVFEDKLRLPKDLWTKRIVVCAEYLRWYACPTEEGVGTVAESWIERGDLASAHYCLDYALELLIRLVYALNKEFLAPPKWRIHYAYNLKWLPKDYEKLVKEAMTVRSLSVKEFNRRLEAIRKLWNNTYPKIKEVTGLEKEQLSKYYVEKIL from the coding sequence ATGGTTGGGTTGAAGGGAGAGAATCGTATTGAAGTTTTTAAGAAAGCCGCTGAACAACTTGTTTCTAAGATATCTTCTTTTGATGGTGTGGTTGGAGTGGTTTTTCTTGGTGGTTTGGTTAGGGGGTTTGTGGACCGGTTTTCTGATTTGGATGTTACTGTGTTTTTGGGTGATGCGGAAGAGGGTTTGGTTAGGCGTGTTCGTGGGGTTGTTTCTGAGGTGGAGCAGCGTTTTGGTGTTGAAACTGACGTTATGGTTCATGTGCTTAGGGATTTTAGGCGTTGGCGGTGGGATGAAGCGGACAGGTGGGAGTTTTCTCGGGCGGAGATTGTTTATGACCCGAAAGGTGAGGTTAAGCGGGTTTTTGAAGATAAATTGCGTTTGCCGAAGGATTTGTGGACTAAGCGCATTGTGGTTTGTGCGGAGTATCTCCGGTGGTATGCTTGTCCGACAGAAGAAGGTGTTGGCACGGTTGCTGAGTCTTGGATTGAAAGAGGCGATTTGGCGAGTGCGCATTATTGTTTAGATTATGCTTTGGAACTGCTGATTAGGCTAGTGTACGCATTGAATAAGGAGTTTCTGGCACCGCCAAAATGGAGAATACATTACGCATACAATCTGAAATGGCTACCAAAAGACTACGAGAAGCTTGTTAAAGAAGCCATGACAGTTAGAAGTCTATCAGTTAAGGAGTTTAATAGAAGACTAGAAGCTATACGGAAACTGTGGAACAACACGTATCCTAAAATAAAAGAAGTTACAGGACTGGAAAAAGAACAACTCTCCAAATACTACGTCGAAAAGATACTATGA
- a CDS encoding transglutaminase domain-containing protein yields the protein MNLVKQLYTIALVTIFGLFVIWGLGISGLWMSIWGWLVSFLLAFMLLMWSYYFLSKRVFKILRVYVLIAFLAATPVFAVSQITKYQSIAQTLTSSEKINYFRNVLGRSYNYTELIQWENLMLSWNNSSSMIAYTDPIEIYNYGQARCAGYAILYAELCISQGYQCRIVVNIFGDHVWNEVKIDGEWIRVDASPTGAPMNENIGYPLFYEEKWHAPPILALAFEGSSIVDVTSTYRSDHWSLLSASTIIFVLMGVWFAVCIHIIWKKLLSMPRFSSSIIKR from the coding sequence TTGAACTTAGTGAAACAGCTTTACACGATTGCCTTAGTCACTATTTTTGGTTTATTTGTTATCTGGGGATTAGGCATATCTGGTTTATGGATGTCTATTTGGGGATGGTTAGTCAGTTTTCTTCTTGCGTTTATGCTGTTAATGTGGAGTTATTACTTTTTGAGTAAACGGGTTTTTAAGATATTACGTGTCTATGTTTTGATTGCCTTTTTGGCAGCGACACCAGTCTTTGCTGTTTCTCAGATTACAAAATACCAAAGTATAGCGCAAACTCTTACCTCGTCGGAAAAAATAAACTATTTCAGGAATGTACTTGGAAGAAGCTACAATTATACTGAATTAATTCAATGGGAGAATTTAATGCTTAGTTGGAACAACTCATCGAGTATGATAGCATATACTGACCCTATAGAAATCTACAATTACGGCCAAGCTCGCTGTGCTGGATATGCTATCTTATATGCGGAATTATGCATTTCCCAAGGATATCAGTGTAGAATTGTAGTCAATATTTTTGGTGACCACGTATGGAATGAAGTCAAAATTGACGGTGAATGGATTCGCGTTGATGCTTCTCCTACCGGGGCACCAATGAACGAGAATATTGGTTATCCATTATTTTATGAAGAAAAGTGGCATGCTCCGCCAATACTTGCTTTAGCATTTGAGGGTTCATCAATAGTGGACGTGACGAGCACATACAGAAGTGATCACTGGAGCTTGTTATCAGCATCAACGATTATATTTGTTCTTATGGGTGTTTGGTTTGCAGTTTGCATCCATATTATCTGGAAGAAACTACTTTCCATGCCTCGCTTCTCAAGTTCAATTATAAAGCGGTAA
- a CDS encoding zinc ribbon domain-containing protein has product MSEKKVVERKYYCQSCGRQIKPTDTLCPICGKNLNKVGKRIEVTVRDTIGLSENVSYQLKAINRKELARNFLVSFAISLFVVIAIFLILFFVIRLFPDYVTISSANDLLNNVINVDGIPLGFVGIVFAQLFLSIMNQQNVLYKQILEKPDEADENMKSFEFMDVRKHALSFITVSIFVFLLGSIFISMANIAQNSKFLPTDTYATFGLLFGPLLCTIIAVILLTLALTVLPMRPPFKRIKNN; this is encoded by the coding sequence ATGAGTGAAAAGAAGGTTGTAGAGAGAAAGTATTACTGTCAAAGTTGTGGTAGACAAATCAAGCCAACAGATACCTTATGTCCTATATGTGGAAAGAATCTAAACAAAGTTGGCAAAAGAATAGAAGTAACCGTTAGAGACACAATAGGACTCTCTGAAAACGTTTCATATCAATTGAAAGCTATAAATCGCAAAGAATTAGCTCGCAATTTTCTTGTTAGTTTTGCTATTTCCCTTTTTGTAGTTATTGCTATTTTCTTAATATTATTTTTTGTTATCAGACTTTTCCCTGATTATGTAACTATATCAAGTGCGAATGATTTGCTAAATAATGTGATTAACGTGGATGGGATTCCTTTGGGTTTTGTGGGAATCGTGTTCGCTCAATTATTCTTGTCGATTATGAACCAGCAAAATGTCCTTTACAAACAGATACTTGAGAAACCTGATGAAGCCGACGAAAACATGAAATCTTTTGAGTTTATGGATGTTAGAAAGCATGCACTATCGTTTATTACGGTCAGCATATTTGTTTTTTTATTAGGGTCTATCTTTATTTCAATGGCGAATATTGCCCAAAATTCTAAATTTTTACCGACGGATACTTATGCTACTTTTGGGCTTTTGTTTGGACCTTTATTATGCACCATCATAGCGGTGATACTTCTGACCCTTGCTTTAACGGTTTTGCCTATGAGACCACCCTTTAAAAGGATAAAAAATAATTAA
- a CDS encoding ATP-binding cassette domain-containing protein has protein sequence MTRKQEYFKITKVAKRYDKKTGTFTFNITYETATQLTPRTLNVAETFGLGIDKTQKFPIYDNVELKISPKDIVYITGDSGSGKSVLLKAIKHDLSKEAADMQNIKPNPNKPIIDTVGKNFNEALELLSKAGLNDAFLFVRRFRELSDGQKYRYRIAKLMESRKQWWICDEFCSVLDRDTAKIVAFNLQKVARQMGKAVVVATTHGDLFEDLRPSVHVHKRFGREISVEYYVNEATGECSLMREMRVEEGCFADYKCLSGFHYRSGRCPPPRKVFVLRRGDELCGVIVYSFASPLAFGRSRVWKGDFGDLQRDFSVISRVVVHPKYRSIGLGVRLVRETLPLAGTRFVELVAVMARYNPFAERAGMRRVAVQLPCKQALRVVEVLERLGFCRDLLGCEGYLLGKLACLSGEDLEKIRDAFVRNVHPRFMRCFGGRCVFGDKSVYVEGVRCAGVEKLVKLIRVCGVLLQVKVYLFWDKFGEL, from the coding sequence ATGACAAGAAAACAGGAATATTTTAAAATAACAAAAGTGGCAAAGCGCTACGACAAAAAAACAGGCACGTTCACCTTCAACATCACCTACGAAACAGCCACACAACTAACACCACGCACACTTAACGTCGCAGAAACCTTCGGCTTAGGCATAGACAAAACCCAAAAATTCCCAATCTACGACAACGTTGAATTAAAAATAAGCCCAAAAGACATTGTCTACATAACAGGCGACAGCGGCTCAGGAAAAAGCGTCCTATTAAAAGCCATAAAACACGACTTAAGCAAAGAAGCAGCAGACATGCAAAACATAAAGCCAAACCCAAACAAGCCAATAATCGACACAGTCGGCAAAAACTTCAACGAAGCACTTGAACTGTTAAGCAAAGCGGGATTAAACGACGCTTTCCTATTCGTTAGGCGTTTTCGAGAACTAAGCGACGGACAAAAATATCGCTACCGAATCGCGAAATTAATGGAAAGCCGTAAGCAATGGTGGATCTGCGACGAGTTTTGCAGCGTGTTGGACCGTGACACGGCGAAAATTGTGGCTTTTAATTTGCAAAAGGTGGCGAGGCAGATGGGTAAGGCGGTTGTGGTGGCGACGACTCATGGGGATTTGTTTGAGGATTTGAGGCCTAGTGTGCATGTTCATAAGCGGTTTGGTAGGGAAATCAGCGTGGAGTATTATGTGAATGAGGCTACAGGGGAGTGTAGTTTGATGAGGGAGATGCGGGTTGAGGAGGGGTGTTTTGCTGATTATAAGTGTTTGAGTGGTTTTCATTATCGTTCTGGTCGTTGTCCGCCTCCGAGGAAGGTTTTTGTTTTGAGGCGTGGTGATGAGTTGTGTGGGGTTATTGTTTATAGTTTTGCGTCGCCTTTGGCGTTTGGCAGAAGTAGGGTTTGGAAAGGAGATTTTGGTGATTTGCAGAGGGATTTTAGTGTTATTAGTCGTGTGGTTGTGCATCCGAAGTATCGGTCGATTGGTTTGGGTGTTAGGCTTGTGCGGGAGACTTTGCCTTTGGCGGGTACGCGTTTTGTTGAGTTGGTTGCGGTTATGGCTAGGTATAATCCTTTTGCGGAGAGGGCTGGGATGCGGAGGGTGGCTGTGCAGTTGCCTTGTAAGCAGGCGTTGAGGGTTGTGGAGGTTTTGGAGAGGTTGGGGTTTTGTAGGGATTTGTTGGGTTGTGAGGGTTATTTGCTTGGTAAGTTGGCGTGTTTGAGTGGGGAGGATTTGGAGAAGATTAGGGATGCGTTTGTTAGGAATGTTCATCCTCGGTTTATGCGGTGTTTTGGTGGGCGTTGTGTTTTTGGGGATAAGAGTGTGTATGTTGAGGGGGTGAGATGTGCGGGTGTTGAGAAGCTTGTGAAGTTGATTAGGGTTTGTGGGGTTTTGTTGCAGGTGAAGGTTTATTTGTTTTGGGATAAGTTTGGTGAATTGTAA
- a CDS encoding PKD domain-containing protein has product MKNSKSTKNKNSHKTILCLLLFLAFLQILKPKTPTIVNADATTLQVYAEAASFARLDDIDPSGWFYQAVLYNPTTTPITVTGLRWHYNATAKIIDAARNVRCYDTRYFTMPPTTYNPDDKTIYWEYTPGSITVNVPAKSLIITWIEVPVCSVNNDGIATTYSVQAYDGTRWLTSPLYASHSGHDNAATTLFRADFNLTTNPTDENHTHPNPKWLFNEDRTAIAGLSTRIRLIPITMSRNSQGINYATVNITLPQGWTYIAGSAYIPYGDAVTYYNENGVDKLKWDFTKDILKYASNTSMAQNYIEFNVTAPYISGVHNFTVTATITSLAGRTTTENQQIYVVVKTPPATNFTISPTTPLTQENITFNATNSYDPDGTITDYFWDFGDGTNATGTTANHAYAENGTYTVTLTLTDNEGLKSTLQSTITIQNRPPIAQFTKSAQIVYTGETILFNATASFDPDGTIESYYWDFDDGTNAFGATVNHSYTHTGIYSVKLNVLDNDGASNITTQFVTVLNRLPLASITIIPAQPKKGEVVVFDASGCYDPDGVIVNYVWNFGDGNVTETSNLMITHVYTSSGTFNVTLTLIDNNGGYKEVVQTLTISEGNDAYAPPSTNWIWFLLVVPPLILVFGGVLWKKRNSGKNARGFDYFKEITDGGIPDSFSVLVTGMPGSGKSTLCQELAYAFLKEGKTCIYVNYDCFPNEVREDMKKFHLDISDYEEKKKFLFIDCFSSIAKVSSKEKYSLAQPFSLADLGIIMSQVTGEAGESPKVFFDSVVPLLTHVNPSKVVEFLQDRSARIKGVNGTFVFTVGKETIEPSLVNRLEEFVDCVIELDVDTAKGKKVRRLHVKKMRGRKPSDKWIDFEIDEKRGIVFLV; this is encoded by the coding sequence ATGAAAAACAGCAAATCCACAAAAAACAAAAATTCACATAAAACCATACTATGCCTACTCCTGTTTTTGGCTTTTCTGCAAATTCTCAAACCCAAAACGCCAACCATCGTAAACGCTGACGCTACTACGCTGCAAGTTTACGCTGAAGCCGCCAGCTTTGCAAGACTAGACGACATCGACCCGTCAGGATGGTTCTACCAAGCCGTACTATACAACCCAACAACCACGCCCATAACAGTCACAGGCTTAAGATGGCACTATAATGCCACAGCAAAAATCATCGACGCAGCCAGAAACGTACGATGCTACGACACACGCTACTTCACTATGCCACCAACAACATACAATCCAGACGACAAAACAATTTATTGGGAATACACGCCGGGAAGCATAACAGTAAACGTGCCTGCTAAATCTCTCATCATAACATGGATTGAAGTTCCCGTGTGCTCCGTAAACAATGATGGAATAGCAACAACCTACAGTGTGCAAGCCTACGACGGCACACGATGGCTGACCTCGCCACTTTATGCTTCTCACAGCGGGCACGACAACGCCGCCACAACACTATTTCGCGCAGACTTCAACTTGACAACAAATCCAACAGACGAGAACCACACACACCCGAATCCCAAATGGCTTTTCAACGAAGACAGAACAGCAATCGCTGGCTTATCAACACGCATTAGGCTGATACCCATAACAATGTCAAGAAACTCGCAGGGAATAAACTACGCTACAGTAAACATAACATTGCCGCAGGGCTGGACATACATTGCTGGCTCCGCTTACATCCCCTACGGCGATGCAGTAACCTACTATAACGAGAACGGCGTGGACAAGCTCAAATGGGACTTCACGAAAGACATCCTAAAATACGCATCAAACACTTCCATGGCGCAGAACTATATAGAGTTCAATGTTACAGCACCATACATTTCAGGCGTGCACAACTTCACCGTAACCGCGACCATAACGAGTTTGGCAGGAAGAACAACAACAGAAAACCAGCAAATCTACGTAGTGGTTAAGACTCCGCCCGCTACAAACTTCACAATCTCACCAACCACACCATTAACACAAGAAAACATAACATTCAACGCCACAAACAGCTACGATCCAGACGGAACAATAACCGACTACTTCTGGGACTTTGGCGACGGCACAAACGCCACGGGCACAACTGCAAACCACGCCTACGCTGAAAACGGAACATACACCGTAACGCTCACACTAACAGACAACGAAGGACTAAAAAGCACACTTCAAAGCACAATCACAATCCAAAACAGACCGCCAATTGCGCAGTTCACAAAATCCGCCCAAATCGTCTATACTGGTGAAACCATACTATTCAACGCAACCGCCAGCTTCGACCCAGACGGCACAATAGAGAGTTATTATTGGGATTTCGATGACGGAACAAACGCTTTCGGCGCAACCGTGAACCACTCTTACACTCACACGGGAATTTACTCTGTAAAACTTAATGTCTTAGATAATGATGGAGCCTCAAACATTACCACGCAGTTTGTAACTGTGCTTAATCGTCTGCCTTTAGCGTCCATAACAATAATACCTGCGCAACCAAAAAAGGGCGAGGTGGTGGTTTTTGACGCGTCCGGCTGTTATGATCCAGATGGTGTGATAGTGAATTATGTTTGGAATTTTGGTGACGGCAACGTAACAGAAACCAGCAATCTGATGATAACGCATGTTTACACTAGTTCCGGAACTTTTAACGTAACCTTAACATTAATCGACAACAATGGAGGATACAAAGAAGTAGTTCAGACATTAACGATAAGTGAAGGCAATGATGCTTACGCTCCACCAAGCACGAATTGGATTTGGTTTCTGTTGGTTGTTCCGCCTTTAATACTGGTTTTTGGAGGAGTTTTGTGGAAAAAGCGAAACTCTGGCAAAAACGCAAGAGGATTTGACTATTTCAAGGAGATAACTGATGGAGGCATACCTGATTCCTTCTCTGTTTTGGTCACGGGCATGCCTGGTTCTGGAAAGAGCACGTTATGCCAAGAATTGGCGTATGCTTTTTTGAAGGAAGGGAAAACTTGCATTTACGTTAACTATGATTGTTTTCCGAATGAAGTTAGAGAAGACATGAAAAAGTTTCATCTTGACATCTCTGACTATGAAGAGAAAAAGAAGTTTCTGTTCATTGACTGCTTCTCTTCTATAGCGAAAGTTAGCAGTAAGGAGAAGTATTCGTTGGCTCAACCGTTTTCGTTAGCTGATTTAGGAATAATAATGTCGCAAGTGACAGGTGAAGCTGGGGAATCGCCGAAAGTTTTCTTCGATTCGGTTGTTCCACTTTTAACACACGTTAACCCTTCAAAGGTTGTTGAATTTCTACAAGACCGTAGTGCACGCATTAAGGGAGTAAATGGCACTTTTGTTTTTACTGTGGGTAAGGAAACGATTGAGCCGAGTTTGGTGAATCGTCTTGAGGAGTTTGTTGACTGCGTGATTGAGTTGGATGTGGACACTGCTAAAGGAAAGAAGGTTCGTAGGTTGCATGTTAAGAAGATGCGTGGAAGAAAGCCTTCTGATAAATGGATTGATTTCGAAATAGACGAAAAACGTGGAATAGTGTTTCTTGTTTAG
- a CDS encoding DNA-binding protein, which translates to MEERRRRRSRSEVICDILSEALGGVNKTRLMYRCNLNFARFNRYLRELVESGLIECAEGNPEGLVLYRTTVKGRELLQVLRKANDLLSI; encoded by the coding sequence ATGGAGGAGAGAAGGCGGAGGAGGAGTCGTTCGGAAGTGATTTGTGATATTTTAAGTGAGGCTTTGGGTGGTGTGAATAAGACGCGGTTGATGTATCGTTGTAATTTGAATTTTGCGCGGTTTAATCGTTATTTGCGTGAGTTGGTTGAGTCGGGTTTGATTGAGTGTGCGGAGGGTAATCCGGAGGGTTTGGTTTTGTATAGGACTACTGTTAAGGGGCGTGAGTTGCTTCAGGTTTTGCGTAAGGCTAATGATTTATTGTCTATTTGA